A segment of the Luteolibacter rhizosphaerae genome:
GAAGTACAGCTGGAGCGTGTAGGCAAGGGCACCGATCCAAGCCTCCGCCATGGTGGGCACGCGCCCCTCCCCCGCGACCAAGGCAAACACGGGATTCGCGATTGGCGACATGTTGTCCGCGATCACGATCTTCTTGAACATGCCCGCGACGAAGATGCCGAGGCCGACCGGAAAATCGCAATGCCAGCCGTGATCCTTGCGGCGGAACTGTGGCATCATCTCGCGGTGATGGATCAGCGGACCCGCGATCAGGTGCGGGAAGAAGGTCACGAAGAGCAGGTAATCCGTGAAGTGATACTCCTCCGTCAGGCCTTTCCACGCATCGACCAAGTAAGCGATCTGCAGGAAGGTGAAGAAGGAGATCGCGAGTGGCAGCACGATGTGGGGCACCACCCCGGGCCAGCCCGTGAGTTCCTGCGAGATCCCGGCCAGGAAGCCCGCATACTTGTAATAGCCGAGCAGGACGAGATTCGCGGCAACACCGCAGCCTAACAGAAGCTTCCCGGGCCCCGAGTGCTTGAGCGTGGAAAGGCGGCGACCGAGAAGGTAATTCGCTCCGCAGGAGCCGAGGATGAGAACCAGATACTTCGGGCTCCAGGGTTCACTCGGATCGGGATTCCAGACGCCGTAGTAGACCAGCGACACGAGCACCAACCAGCCGAGCCCGAGCCGGAAAGGAGCACGGCGCAAGGCGAGGTAGCCGAGCAGCGCCACCGGCAGGAAGACGAGAAGGAAGGTGTAGGAATTGAACAGCATCGGTCACTCGGACTCGGGGTCCAGAATGTCGGCCTCGATCGCACGGTAGGCTTCCAACAGATCCGGATTGCGGTTGCCCGAGCGCTCGGCGAAGGAGCGGGCCCGGGACAAGGCCTCACGCAGGGCTTCCCGTTCCTCCGGGGTGGCCTCGCGCAGCATCAGGGTGAGCATCTCCAACAGCCGCACCTCCTCATCGAGACGAGCGTCCAAGTCATCAGGCGTGCTGCTGATGTGGGCGATCGCGGCAATGACGGCATCGGACAGGGTGTCCATCGTTCAGGGAATCTGGAGGATGCCCGCCTTCTGGAGTTCCCGGAGCGCCAGCGGCATCAGGCGTTGGGAAAGATGGGTGCCGTCGTGGAAGAGCGCCCGCTCGGCCTTCTCCTCCCGCGGGTGATAGAGCCCGGCGACGCTGAGAAAAGGAATGCCCTGCTCCGCGCAGTGGAACTTCAGGCGCTCGACATAGGCGTAAGTGATGTCGCGGCGCATTTCATAGGATCCGATGAAGGGAAAGGTCGGGCTGGAGAGCTTCTCGTCCTTCGGGATGATTTGCGGAGGTCCCCAGACGGCGGGCTTGAAGCCGCGGGCCGCGATCTCCGCCGGGAGCTTCACGAACTTCGCCGCGGTCTTCTCGACGACTTCCTCGATCTTGCCGCCAGCCTTCACCGCCTTGGCCATGTGGATGCGGCAATCGATCTCGCCGAAGGACATGAGGATCCGCGAGCCGGGCTTGATGTCCTTCTTGAGGAGGATCTCGATCTTCTCGCGGGAGCGGGTGGAGGAACCCGGGTCGCCCGCCTTCCATGCGGTGGCAGGACCGACGTGAAAGACGCGGAAGCAAGGCAAGAGATCGAGGCCGCGGTTGATCCAATGCGGTTTCCAAAAGGCGCTGCGGCGATAGCGGATAAAGCGCAGACGCTCCGCTCCGGCGAAGAACATCGTATTGCTATCGCCAAGGCAGGTGATCGGCTCGATCCCCTGCGGCGCTTCGCGGCCCAAGTGTTTCGAGAGCAGCGCGCGGCGACGCTCGTCGAAGGGCGTGGCGGTGGTGCGCGGTTTGCGGGTGATCAGGGCATCGAGGTCGTCGGCCAGTGAAACGACTTCGGCCAAGGTGGACGCGGGCAATTCGGGAATCACGCTCTACGAAATCGGTCTTTATTGCGCGATGCTCCACTCCGGGGCCAGCCAACCGTCCGGAGTTTGCTTGCCGACGAGGACGAGGTCGGTGTGGAGGCGGTTCGGGTCGCCGTGAAGCTTCGGGATCTGGTCATAGGACTCGACCTTGCGCAGCTTCTTGGCACCGATGTTCCCCACGCGGTAGGTATCAAAACGGCGCTGGAGCCATGCCAGATACTCCTCCGGAGATTCCCCTGCCCAACGGATGTATTGGGCATCAAACTCGATGAAACCGACCGAGCGACCGACGGAGGCAAGAGTCTCGATGAAGCCTTTGAGCGCCTTCGATTCGTAGCCCTCGATATCCATCTTGAAGAGCAGGGTCTTGCCGCGCGCCTCGCTGAGGGGAACCACGGAATCGATGGTCTTCGCGGAGAGCTTGAACTCCAAGGTCTGCGGGCGGGTATTCATCTCGCGCACGGCGGAGGAGCTACCGCTCCAGTCCGGATTCACGTAGAACGGGATGTCCTCGGCCGGGGAGTCCGAGACGAGGCAGTTCGTGATCGTCATGCGGAGACCGGCGGGGTGCTCGGCCTGACTCTTCTCCAAATGCGAGATCAGGCGGGGATTCGCCTCGAAGCCGTAGAGCAGGGTTTTGTCGTCGTAGTCCGTGCCGAAGAGGCACTCGCCGTAATTGAGGCCGACATCCACGATCAGATCGGGTTTCAGGTGACGGTTGAAGTCCCGCCAGAAGATCAGATTGTCCGAGACTTTGCCACGTAGCGGCTCCTCCACGACCTTTTTCAGGGCGCAGGGGTCGGCGGCATCGATGTAGATCCAGTGGTCGCTGCCATGGAGCTTCGCCCGTTCCGGCTTCAGGGTACCGTAGCGGATGAGCGTAAGTGGCTTGAGATAAGCGCGTTTGAAGGCTTTCTCCAAGCGCTTGTAGGGGCTGACTTTCATGGGGCGGCGCAGGGCCAGCATGACGGGACGCGGCACGGGGGGCAAGCGGCGATAGAGGCAGGAATTTCGTGCGTAGCATGAATCCCGCCCCCAGTCCGCCTCCGTCAGCTTCAGACGGGGTCGAGTTCGGCCAGCTGTCGAGATTTCTCATGCTCCCTAGGGCGGCATGATCAGATTTTCACCGCGGCTGATCCGGCTCGCCAATGAGCCGGGCCTTGTCAATATAGCCCGGACGCCGAGGCATGAACGAAAGATTAATTTTCATTTGGGCTCTTCAAAGCCTAGCAGCCTGCAGCGAAGCCCAAAAGCGACTGTTCCCCCAATTTGCTTGCGCTTCAGATGAACTGGTCTTGGAGCATGAGGGAGCGGAAAGGAAGTTCTTGGATTCGGCCGAAGCTCAGCATCTGACTCCTGAGCAACTGCGATCAATTCGGCAGCTCAGTGAGTTTATCGTCGGAATGAGCGATCGTAATGATTCATCGTTGTGGACCGACGAAGCTCTAGAGCAGAGCACTGAATGGGGGAAGGTTCGCTTGCTCGCTCGAGAGACGCTTTCATGCTTTGAATCGGAACCCCTCTTGCCGCCTTCTTCTGAGGAGCGAGGCAACTTATTCTTTCCATCGAATCCTAGATAAGAATCAAGTCCGGAATTCTCCGCCCGGCGGGGCCTCAATGGGTGACGCAGAACTGGAGCCAATCTCATCCGGTAACGCCTTCACATGCATCCTTTTTGCAGCCATATCGGTGTGAGGATGCCACAGGCTTTCAACTTGGCTTGAATCCCCACAACGATTCCGGGCGTATTAGATGGCAATGAACCGCCGTCGCTCGCTGTCACTCGCCCTTGGAAGCCTAGCACTGGCCACCGGCTGCCGGAGAAAAGAGGAGGTCGCGGTAGCACCTG
Coding sequences within it:
- a CDS encoding MBOAT family O-acyltransferase, with the translated sequence MLFNSYTFLLVFLPVALLGYLALRRAPFRLGLGWLVLVSLVYYGVWNPDPSEPWSPKYLVLILGSCGANYLLGRRLSTLKHSGPGKLLLGCGVAANLVLLGYYKYAGFLAGISQELTGWPGVVPHIVLPLAISFFTFLQIAYLVDAWKGLTEEYHFTDYLLFVTFFPHLIAGPLIHHREMMPQFRRKDHGWHCDFPVGLGIFVAGMFKKIVIADNMSPIANPVFALVAGEGRVPTMAEAWIGALAYTLQLYFDFSGYSDMAIGSARMFGIRFPLNFHSPYKAVSVVEFWRRWHMTLSRFLREYLYIPLGGNRKGPSRRYVNLWLTMLLGGLWHGAGWTFVMWGALHGTYLCVNHAWLSFRQRTGRSPLPMPFAVALTFIAVVVGWVFFRAPDFASAGRMLGSMIGLEGFTGLPDKATRVVASVSSVHIILALLVCWLLPNTQQIFARYKPALKVRGAPYPARTPHRWYQWRPTPLFAALTIVFIVVIGLQFDKVSEFIYFQF
- a CDS encoding SGNH/GDSL hydrolase family protein, which translates into the protein MIPELPASTLAEVVSLADDLDALITRKPRTTATPFDERRRALLSKHLGREAPQGIEPITCLGDSNTMFFAGAERLRFIRYRRSAFWKPHWINRGLDLLPCFRVFHVGPATAWKAGDPGSSTRSREKIEILLKKDIKPGSRILMSFGEIDCRIHMAKAVKAGGKIEEVVEKTAAKFVKLPAEIAARGFKPAVWGPPQIIPKDEKLSSPTFPFIGSYEMRRDITYAYVERLKFHCAEQGIPFLSVAGLYHPREEKAERALFHDGTHLSQRLMPLALRELQKAGILQIP
- a CDS encoding FkbM family methyltransferase; the protein is MKVSPYKRLEKAFKRAYLKPLTLIRYGTLKPERAKLHGSDHWIYIDAADPCALKKVVEEPLRGKVSDNLIFWRDFNRHLKPDLIVDVGLNYGECLFGTDYDDKTLLYGFEANPRLISHLEKSQAEHPAGLRMTITNCLVSDSPAEDIPFYVNPDWSGSSSAVREMNTRPQTLEFKLSAKTIDSVVPLSEARGKTLLFKMDIEGYESKALKGFIETLASVGRSVGFIEFDAQYIRWAGESPEEYLAWLQRRFDTYRVGNIGAKKLRKVESYDQIPKLHGDPNRLHTDLVLVGKQTPDGWLAPEWSIAQ